In a single window of the Magnolia sinica isolate HGM2019 chromosome 7, MsV1, whole genome shotgun sequence genome:
- the LOC131251100 gene encoding NADH--cytochrome b5 reductase 1-like gives MELLQTPNLKILGLIVAVAAITVVAAYLHLTKKRKGCLDPENFKDFKLVKRTQLSHNVAKFRFALPTPTSVLGLPIGQHISCRGKDSVGEEVIKPYTPTTLDSDVGYFELVIKMYLQGRMSHHFREIRVGDYLSVKGPKGRFKYQANQVKAFGMLAGGSGITPMFQVARAILENPKDKTKVHLIYANVTFEDILLKEELDGLANNYPDRFKVYYVLNQPPEVWNGGIGFVSKEMIQTHCPAPAPDIQILRCGPPPMNKAMAAHLDALGYTQEMQFQF, from the exons ATGGAGTTGTTACAGACCCCCAATCTTAAGATTTTGGGTCTTATTGTAGCTGTCGCCGCCATCACTGTAGTTGCAGCTTATCTCCATCTAACCAAGAAACGAAAGG GCTGTTTGGATCCTGAAAACTTCAAAGATTTCAAACTCGTGAAGCGTACGCAACTCAGTCATAATGTGGCTAAGTTTCGATTTGCCCTTCCTACACCTACTTCGGTCTTGGGTCTTCCAATCGGTCAACATATAAGTTGCAG GGGAAAGGATAGTGTTGGCGAAGAAGTTATTAAACCCTATACACCAACTACTCTAGATTCGGATGTTGGATATTTTGAACTTGTTATAAAG ATGTATCTGCAAGGAAGAATGTCCCACCATTTCCGTGAGATTCGTGTTGGTGATTACTTGTCTGTAAAGGGACCTAAG GGGCGTTTCAAATATCAAGCTAACCAAGTCAAAGCATTTGGGATGCTTGCTGGAGGATCCGGCATTACTCCAATGTTCCAA GTTGCTCGAGCCATCTTGGAGAACCCAAAAGACAAGACAAAGGTGCACCTCATTTACGCCAATGTCACATTCGAGGACATTCTTCTGAAG GAAGAGCTGGATGGCCTTGCTAATAACTACCCCGATCGCTTCAAAGTCTACTATGTTCTGAATCAG CCTCCTGAAGTATGGAATGGCGGCATAGGCTTCGTGTCAAAGGAAATGATTCAAACTCACTGCCCAGCGCCAGCACCAGACATCCAG ATATTGAGGTGCGGCCCACCGCCAATGAACAAGGCCATGGCTGCTCACCTTGATGCACTGGGCTATACCCAAGAGATGCAGTTCCAGTTCTGA